The Nothobranchius furzeri strain GRZ-AD chromosome 8, NfurGRZ-RIMD1, whole genome shotgun sequence sequence tgaccttcagctcttgctgggtaggttcgcggccgaatgtgaagcggctgggatgaggatcagcacctccaaatctgagaccatggttctcgaccggaaaagggtggcttgccacctccgggtcgggggagaggtcctacctcaagtggaggagtttaagtatctcggggtcttgttcacgagtgagggtaggagggatcgggaaatcgacaggcggattggttcggcgtctgcagtgatgcggacgctgagccgatctgtcgtggggaagagggagctgagccagaaagccaggctctcgatttaccggtcgatctacgtcccaatcctcacctatggtcatgagctttgggtaatgaccgaaagaacgagattgcggatacaagcggccgaaatgagtttcctccgtagggtggccgggctcagccttagagatagggtgaggagctcggacattcgggagggactcggagtagaaccgctgctcctccggatcgaaaggagccagttgaggtggtttgggcatctggtcaggatgcctcctggacgcctccccggggaggtgtttcgggcatgtcctgccggcagaaggcccccgggtcgacccaggacacgttggagaggttacatctccaatctggtccgggaacgccttggggtcctgccggaggaactggtggacaaggccggggagaggacggcctggagctccctaattgggatgctgcccccgcgacccggacccggataagcggaggaagacgaagacgaagacaaatgCTCACCAGCAGGATGCTCTCCCAGGACATCCAGCGAATAGGCAGCACCGCTCGGCCCTGGATGCGGTAGTAGTCGCCGCTGTACAAGTTCCTGCTCATGCCAAAGTCAGCTATCTTTATTGTGTAGTTTTTGCCCACCAAGCAGTTCCGTGTGGCTAAGTCTCGGTGGACAAACTTCAGGGAGGAGAGGTACTTCATCCCCGAGGCCATCTGAGTGGCCATGTAGCACAGGTTACTGAAGCTGGAGGGGAGACAAGAGGGATATCATCATCTGCTGGCGGGCATTAAACAAAAAAGTTTAACACACCAGCTGTTTACTGACCTGACAGTGGGAGCCTTGCTGAAAAGAGCAAGTTGTCCCTCGGGTTCGTGGTGAGACAAAAACTGGTTGAGGTCTCCATTTTCCATGTACTCTGTAATCATACAAAGTGGGTCGCTGTAGATGCACACAGCCAGCAGGCGGATGATGTTGGGGTCTTTTAAACGTGACATGATCTTTATCTCTTTAAGGAAGTCATTCCTGCAAATTAATTTTCACACATTAACAAAGGTTTtaactgtgtttttattttattttattgtctcttcTATGGTTTGCTTTCAGCTTCAGCCACAAAGGCACCTTGCATTCTTGTTGGCATCTGAACGGAGCATCTTCACAGCCACCAAGACCGGCTGGTCCTCAGGAACATCAAACAAATAGTCCTCATCCATGAACTCCTGCATTCCCTCTGCTTCACACAGATGTACCTAAGTCAGAGGCAACGTGAGAGCGTTAACCTGTGTTTTATGTTACCTGCAGCTTTAGCAGCAGCTGCCTACTACTAACAGACTGATACCTCTCCAAACTGGCCctctcccagcttctctttaaaTATGAGCAGTTTTCGAGGGAACTCCTCCACAGCAACATCCTTCCCAGATAGCAAGTCCATAGTTACAGCAGGGATTGCATAGGTGTTGCTTCCTGTCACACCTTGCAAGTTGACGATGTCTGCTTCTGCGTAGTGAGGAGCGCCATCCTGGGATTGGGAAGCTGCTGTGCTGGTTGAAGCTGGAACACAACACGTGACACTGTAACTACAACATAGCAAGAACATTTCTGTAAAGCAGACCCATGTATAGAAGACTTACCGGGCTCTTCTAAGCTCTGTGCAAACTCTGGCAGCTTAAGTATGAGGCGTGATGGCTCCTGGTAGTCTGGGCCAAGTGGAAAGATGTGCTCGTACGCCGAACTAGACTCCTGCTCGTTGGTCGTACTCGACTGGTTGTTATTGTAGACAAATGTCTCACTCTGTATTGACAAGCTAGCAGTTAGTTCATCATCCAGCATCCGACGGGAGGCCTAGAATGAAGGATGTGGTGGGTGAAGGGACAAATCTGACCAAGAGAACATTTTTATGGGAGAAAGCTCACCTTCTCCATCATCTTCTGCCACACCTGCCTCCATAAGATAATCACAATGATGGCCACAAGGATGAAGATGATCGCCACCAAACAGCCAATCAGAATCCGAGTGTTGCTGTCATCAACTTTGTGTGTGGGGTCGTCCTCTGGAGAGGGACGAGGAGAAACACCTTTGAGGACATTGAAAAGACATTTACATGTTGGAGCTTTACAGATGAAAAGGCTAAACCTTTCTTTAGCACATTCACTGAGCAGTTACATTTGTTGTATTCTTTCAAATTTCACAACATTACAACAACAATGCTCAGATGGAGTAGGCTGAAGCAAAGAAGCTTCTGTGCACCTACCCCACATTACAATATTATACTATTTACAATATTAGACTTATTGACAGTAAATTTTTTGTTAATTAACCTTTCATGCATATTTTGCTATTCAATTTTATATTTTGTACTGTTCTTTTATACAACACAGTCAGAATAAAACCAAGAAGCTTTTCCATCACATTTTCTCAACATATTTctcaatgtgtttatgtttatgtttatttatttggcagacgcttttatccaaagcgacttacaactcataacctatagggcatgttgtgatctgtgggggaaactggagtacctggaggaaacccacgcatgcatggggagaacacgcaactccacgcagaaaggctgcagccgagtttcgaacctgagacattcgtgctgcgaggcaacagtgctaaccactgcaccatacAGCCCAATAACAGCTCAATAACTGTCGTCTtatattgtcttttaaattgtagtAGACTAGCAGCACTCTGTAAGTTGTCATCTAAACCATTCCAAAGCTTAACACCTCTTCTGGATATGCAGTGAGTTTTGAGGGTTGTGTGGGCGCATACCACCTTGAAATAATTTGATTCCCGCAAATCGTATCCACCCTCTCTGTCAATAAACAGCTGTTACATGTTGATTGGTAATCGACTCTGTCTTGCTTTGAAAAAAATTAGCATTGACTTTAGGTTAACTAGATCTTCAAGTTTTAAGATTTTAGACTTCATGAAAAGTGTATTAGTATGGTCTGTGAAACCAAAATTATGTACAATCCTAATAGATTTTTTTAAGTCTAAATACTGCCTCCAAATGGCTACTGTAGGTATTACCCCAGACCTCTGCTCCATTTTGATTCTGATTTCAATGTCTTTAGTTTGTTTACCAAACGGCATCATTTTTGTTTTTGATATATTTAAAGataatttgtttttgttaaacCAGTCTTTAAGTTTTTCTAATTCTGCTGTCATCTCCGTCACAAGTAACTGTAGATCGTAACCTGAACATAATATTGtagtgtcatcagcaaataagatGATTTTGAGTTTTGATGATACCCTGCATATATCATTTATATATAGAAGAAACAGTATTGGTCCTAAGACTGAACCTTGAGGGACTCCACAATTTGTATTTCTGAGTCTTGACCTGTGATCATTTATCTGTACGTATTGCTGTCTGTTGCACATTGTTTCAATAAAAGGCCAACTCCACAAACTAAACATTCATAAATAAAGGGCGTCTAAAAACAGAGAATCTGTCATTGAAGTGAATGTCAAAACCAAATTGTTGTTTAATGGCAAGTGATTGTGTGACAACACTCACCTGGTTGTGGGTTTAATGGGATCACTGCTTTGGGTGTAACCAGTGTGGTGTTGTACATGGCTGTATCTGGAACAATCCaaattaaaaaaacaattaaaacaaactCAAGATGAAGAAATACAGTTTAGCAATACATTACAATAAGTTTAGCTAAATACATTAGCaataggggaactaggcagttttggcttgcttttagcaccccctagtgtctgtttgtagaatgtatgttcatgtttttaacaccttaatcaaaAAGCTGAAAcaactccccagccttcattagcatctacaggagtgattcatcattaaattaaacaaaccagctgtgttcatgatctaaaacatgcaggaaacgtgctggaaccagattgCAGCACCAGTTATGTCAGCTCCCAACAGGGCagcctgccactctgaagttgcaagtggaatattctggccacacggcacgataggggctgggtggcctttcattaaccctgaaaACGTCGTTTTGGCacataatggctcaagaaaatgatttaaaatatgaaaacgttGTATAGTATGACTTTAAGGCTGTCAATTCATTGGAgcacttttattattattctgtTCAAGTGATGTCTGTTTTTACACGCTGCAGCTATGGAAAAGTCATATAATGTCAATGAAAATAGCTAAAGACTCGGAGAAATGTCCTCATACACAACTATGGGACTTTGGTGAAACCCTGCCTAATTTGGACTCTACACACAACACAGACTTCCCAATAGAAACATTCTTCCgtgtttaacacacacagaagGCTGGACTTTTCCTGACTGAACTggaattttaatttattttacattttaatgaaaatttagtaAAAAATCTTTCGACTTTTTTCTCTGTCGAAACTTTGTACATAAacaaattatacatcaaaatgttgacatttttgtttCTTACCAGCCACTCCTATAAAACTCAGTTTTCTCTCAAAGTTTAGAGATTGTACGCCCACGCTTTAACAAACTTGTAATGTCAAAAAGAGTTTTGTCTTGTTAACTTGTCATTTGTAATTTGTCTACAAACTGTAGACTCATGACGATGTGGTCGGTGTGTCCTATCATGGATTATTGGCACCCCTCAGTATTTCTTCAGAATTATTCTAATTTCagttaaaataataaagaaaggaTATTAAGCATGACTAAAGTCTTGCTGCAGTTTCAGATGATGCACCCAGCTCTGCTGTACCTGACTGGAAGGTGATCTCGCTGAACAGCATCCAAGCATCAGCAAAGTAGAACTGGCACTTGATGGCACTGGCCATGTGATTGGCCAGGTTGACGGTGACAAAGCGAGCACTTGGATTCTTTTCATCCTTCACTGGGCTGAAAGAGAGTGGAGTGGCTTCCCAGTCCAGATCAGAACGAAAGTAACACACCACCTGTCTGAAGGCCTTGACATGCTGGGAGTACATGTTGTTGCAATGGACCTGTGCACACGGGTATATTAGTTTCAGTATCAATAGAAAATAGTGGTGTGTGTCATCTGGTTTTTATCAGGTTCCTCACCTTCATGGAGGTAAAGTTTCGTGTACGGTCAAACTCAAACATGATTTCAACAAATCCATCAGGGAAGCTGTTGTTGTTCCAGCCCACATAGTCATACCCTGGCCAACCAATGTGGACGTGGCTCAGAGTGAAGTCATCTTCACCACACACTCCATCAGTCAGCAGGCCCAGACCTTCTGTCATACTGGGAAAAAGAAGAATGTTATAGAAGTTTAACACAAGATGGCAGCGTTTTCTAACAAACTCCTCTGTGGATTCTAGCAATCAGGTTCTAACGAGGCCCGTTTTCCTTCCTTCATCAGTGGCAAGCATCCCCGTCACGGAGGATATTATTCATTGTGACATATTGAACCCTGGTGGGTTCTTTCTGGTTTTGAAACGTTATACTCAGAGTGACTCAGTGATTCCCATGAAGAATTTTCATGACATGTTGCTTAGTTTTTACCATGGTACCAGGGCAAAGAAACACTGTGATGAGAGATGAGAGGAGTTTTAGTTAAAGGATAGAGGAAATACCATCTACATCCACTCACCTGTGGATGATGGCTCCATCATAGACAGAGTCGTTGAGGTAAACAGGGTAAGCAGGCAGGCTCATCTGCTGTCCTACTGGAGAATTGTATGAAACTAGACCGTCtgtaaagaaataaaaatgttttgtgtcAAACAGCAGCCTGTCAGGACTTTTAGTTTATTTAAAACCATACAACCTATGTTTACAACACTAGAGGCTGTCTGGGGTCTCCAAACCAGCAGGGGGTCTCCAGAATTAAAACTGCTCTGTTAGATGATAAAAGGTTTTTTATGACCTGaataaggcccaatcccaatacttgcacctATGGTCTTCAGTGGTgtacacttggaggaagtgtgcagtaaggcttcgagttcGTAGTAcaaaagtgtgcaaataattgctgaattgggACAGTGAGCAATGCGTCATCGACCACAATGCATGCTGGTTGCTGTTTGTGCAACTTCTTTTCTAATTGCCATGCACATAAATCTTAGTCAAAAaaattcagagcatgaataaatatcattgactgtcttaaccctcccactgtctttatgggtgaccccgcgaggaaagttgaccattgagcaggattgatggtttatcccttgaggtccacgtggcaggggtgaggtggtgctcactcctcacccctgccacatggacccaagggataaaccatcaaccctgctcaatggtctacTTTCCTCACAGggacacacccattaggacagtgggagggttaaaacgaacttttgtttgaaaacacatattttcagaaaaggcagttGACCAATTGTTccaccttcttctcaaaattctcacacagcaatggattgtgagtAAACCCTTTGCCtaagtcaggggtcggcaacctgttcccatcaaagagccattattacccgtttcccacagtaaagaaaacactgggagccacagcagccgcagcgttgtgggcggggcctaccctcagacagcagagagctgctcacaacaggtgacagcagccggtaccggtcgctcgtgtacgtcaaagtcatctttcataagacgataatcaataaaacgatttatataaagtggatccagaagttgtagcccatctctgcctacaatattttgatatttttcaccctgttggtggttttactgagcaggtgccacttttgtcatacgtttctttttaaaacatgtttaggctgttcagaatacaaatccaggctctgtcacatttgattgttgcaattaaactttgtaggtggggaaggtcagaaaaggatccgatcattttgtttttccctcatttaaagtgacggagataacggtgcagtgcgcctggctctggtgttaatcaagttaaattatatctctttgcaaaaattttcacaagaaaacagaacagttaaaagcagggcttgtgttgaccggacagttcccgtatttgaccatttattttgacggagaaagaatagaaagaattaccccgacgcatgcagacgaactgacattgtattcgtttcgcacatcgcagatgtagctaaatcactcaagaaaagattcccatctgaacatctgagctggacactgctcagcacagctcactgtcagcgtgtactacataaggtcctcagcgagctgaagatgtggagaggggcttggagcacatcgcagaaccagagcgcatgcgggaagattcctccgactgaagtgagacttgtcacttagaaaatgttccctgattacgaaactttggctgaatagtgcttgttcctgtctccaatgtggcgacacatccaggagccgtctgaggagaatcccagaatctcacatcctcttcagctcagaaagcgccgatatgattactcacaagcgtgacgcgtcaacccggtctcatagtaagaccgggttggaactgttcaggtttacgcagacaatctttacatttagaattgtcatacaggtgtaaaattaatgcagtaaaatataaagcattttatttaaatatccattcattattttacaagcacagagagccacatcagatggatggaagagccgcatgcggctccagagccggggGCCGGGGTTTGCCGACCCCCGGCCTAAGTCTTGGGCAAAGTGCAGTTCAAAGGTATAAAAGAGGCGTGGTAAACTTCCGCAG is a genomic window containing:
- the ddr2a gene encoding discoidin domain-containing receptor 2 isoform X1, whose translation is MKHLSDFPLRLLIGLYLFEAVSSQVNPGVCRYALGMSGGQITDEDISASSQWSESTAARYGRLDCEEGDGAWCPEITVEPDHLKEFLQVDLRSLYFITLVGTQGRHAGGMGNEFAQMYKIKYSRDGSRWISWRNRQGKQVIEGNRNTYDIALRDLQPPIIARLVRFMPVIDHSMNVCMRVELYGCEWLDGLVSYNSPVGQQMSLPAYPVYLNDSVYDGAIIHSMTEGLGLLTDGVCGEDDFTLSHVHIGWPGYDYVGWNNNSFPDGFVEIMFEFDRTRNFTSMKVHCNNMYSQHVKAFRQVVCYFRSDLDWEATPLSFSPVKDEKNPSARFVTVNLANHMASAIKCQFYFADAWMLFSEITFQSDTAMYNTTLVTPKAVIPLNPQPGVSPRPSPEDDPTHKVDDSNTRILIGCLVAIIFILVAIIVIILWRQVWQKMMEKASRRMLDDELTASLSIQSETFVYNNNQSSTTNEQESSSAYEHIFPLGPDYQEPSRLILKLPEFAQSLEEPASTSTAASQSQDGAPHYAEADIVNLQGVTGSNTYAIPAVTMDLLSGKDVAVEEFPRKLLIFKEKLGEGQFGEVHLCEAEGMQEFMDEDYLFDVPEDQPVLVAVKMLRSDANKNARNDFLKEIKIMSRLKDPNIIRLLAVCIYSDPLCMITEYMENGDLNQFLSHHEPEGQLALFSKAPTVSFSNLCYMATQMASGMKYLSSLKFVHRDLATRNCLVGKNYTIKIADFGMSRNLYSGDYYRIQGRAVLPIRWMSWESILLGKFTTASDVWAFGVTLWEVLNFCKEQPYSQLTDEQVIENTGEFFRDQKRQIYLPQPVLCPDSLYQIMLSCWRRNAKERPSFQEIHKALLDLQP
- the ddr2a gene encoding discoidin domain-containing receptor 2 isoform X2 — its product is MKHLSDFPLRLLIGLYLFEAVSSQVNPGVCRYALGMSGGQITDEDISASSQWSESTAARYGRLDCEEGDGAWCPEITVEPDHLKEFLQVDLRSLYFITLVGTQGRHAGGMGNEFAQMYKIKYSRDGSRWISWRNRQGKQVIEGNRNTYDIALRDLQPPIIARLVRFMPVIDHSMNVCMRVELYGCEWLDGLVSYNSPVGQQMSLPAYPVYLNDSVYDGAIIHSMTEGLGLLTDGVCGEDDFTLSHVHIGWPGYDYVGWNNNSFPDGFVEIMFEFDRTRNFTSMKVHCNNMYSQHVKAFRQVVCYFRSDLDWEATPLSFSPVKDEKNPSARFVTVNLANHMASAIKCQFYFADAWMLFSEITFQSDTAMYNTTLVTPKAVIPLNPQPEDDPTHKVDDSNTRILIGCLVAIIFILVAIIVIILWRQVWQKMMEKASRRMLDDELTASLSIQSETFVYNNNQSSTTNEQESSSAYEHIFPLGPDYQEPSRLILKLPEFAQSLEEPASTSTAASQSQDGAPHYAEADIVNLQGVTGSNTYAIPAVTMDLLSGKDVAVEEFPRKLLIFKEKLGEGQFGEVHLCEAEGMQEFMDEDYLFDVPEDQPVLVAVKMLRSDANKNARNDFLKEIKIMSRLKDPNIIRLLAVCIYSDPLCMITEYMENGDLNQFLSHHEPEGQLALFSKAPTVSFSNLCYMATQMASGMKYLSSLKFVHRDLATRNCLVGKNYTIKIADFGMSRNLYSGDYYRIQGRAVLPIRWMSWESILLGKFTTASDVWAFGVTLWEVLNFCKEQPYSQLTDEQVIENTGEFFRDQKRQIYLPQPVLCPDSLYQIMLSCWRRNAKERPSFQEIHKALLDLQP